Proteins encoded within one genomic window of Thunnus maccoyii chromosome 22, fThuMac1.1, whole genome shotgun sequence:
- the LOC121890003 gene encoding butyrophilin subfamily 3 member A2-like, whose translation MTDITQQNCRVLHQTNRPSLQSPLKILSVLVVSLLLTHSCKGQSQLIGSSQPIVATVGDDVILPCHLEPAMDVAAMTLEWTRSDLDSICVHVQRAHQDFIQTIHPSYRGRTSLFTDELKQGNISLKLSKVKLSDEGKYKCNIPTLNKQSSVELFVGKYRAHMLYHIKLALQLCIFFIFLIGDCVAHHCFKNDFFSSSSGAASSPVISLAGVDRDRGGVVLQCESKGWYPQPEVFWLDGEGNLLSAGPTETVRGPDDLYTVSSKGTVEKRHNNNVTCRVQQNNTNQIRETHIIVPDDFFKVQSSSFPIIIGLAVCIVIIGQGREEAEREVKRLEMELEIKNKKVENKQAECDLFTELQQLREDNQRTEKDLQTMEKDLETKEKKLETIRTAKYSKIAVLVCAHLCSVTCLDMIQFSREQRQRKEQAEKAEQTLNDELQKLKDQLKSKQEEFETKTNEVYICTFSS comes from the exons ATGACCGACATCACACAGCAG AACTGCAGGGTGCTTCACCAGACAAACAGACCATCCCTTCAATCTCCGCTCAAAATCCTCAGTGTTTTGGTTGTCAGTCTTCTCCTAACACACTCTTGTAAAG GTCAGTCCCAGTTAATTGGTTCATCTCAGCCAATAGTGGCAACAGTTGGTGATGACGTCATTTTGCCATGTCATCTGGAACCTGCCATGGATGTTGCTGCCATGACACTGGAGTGGACCAGATCTGACTTGGACTCCATATGTGTCCATGTGCAGCGTGCTCATCAGGACTTCATACAAACTATACATCCATCCTACAGGGGACGAACATCACTGTTCACTGATGAGCTGAAGCAGggaaacatttcactgaaacTCTCTAAAGTGAAACTTTCTGATGAGGGAAAATACAAATGTAACATTCCAACACTCAATAAACAATCTTCTGTTGAACTTTTTGTTGGTAA ATACAGAGCACACATGCTTTACCATATTAAGTTAGCTTTACAGCTGtgcatcttttttatttttttaattggtgATTGTGTTGCTCAccactgttttaaaaatgactttttttcctcatcatcaGGTGCTGCCTCCTCACCTGTCATCAGTTTAGCAGGTgttgacagagacagaggaggagtggTGTTACAGTGTGAATCTAAAGGCTGGTATCCACAGCCTGAGGTGTTTTGGTTGGATGGTGAGGGAAACCTCCTCTCTGCTGGACCCACAGAGACAGTCAGAGGTCCTGATGACCTCTATACTGTCAGCAGCAAAGGGACTGTAGAgaagagacacaacaacaacgTCACCTGTAGAGTCCAACAGAACAACACCAACCAGATCAGagagacacacattattgttccag aTGATTTCTTTAAGGTCCAGTCTAGTTCTTTTCCTATCATAATTGGTTTGGCTGTTTGCATCGTGATTATTGGC CAGGGGAGAGAAGAAGCTGAGAGGGAAGTTAAGAGACTGGAGATGGAGCTGGAGATCAAGAACAAGAAG gttgaaaacaaacaagctgAATGTGATCTGTTCacggagctgcagcagctccgTGAAGACAAtcagaggacagagaaagaCCTGCAGACCATGGAGAAGGATCTGgagacaaaggaaaaaaag TTGGAGACAATAAGAACGGCCAAGTATTCTAAGATTGCTGTTTTGGTATGTGCTCATT TATGTTCAGTCACATGTCTTGATATGATCCAGTTCAGCAGGGAGCAGCGGCAGAGGAAGGAGCAAGCTGAAAAAGCTGAGCAGACACTGAATGATGAGTTGCAGAAACTGAAGGACCAGTTGAAGTCCAAGCAGGAGGAGTTTGAGACCAAGACCAACGAGGtttatatttgtacattttcctCATAA